Below is a window of Photobacterium atrarenae DNA.
TGCTGTCGGGAACTGTGCCCGCATCTATGTTCCACCGCCCGCAAACAACGGCAATATGCCAACACCGGTAACCCTGGAGATGTTCTATGTAATCACCTCCGGCGAGGCGATCGTAGAGATTGATCCAAGGGTAGTGCATGCGAGTAGGGACTATGTCGCTCAAGCAATAAATAAAACAGAATTACAAATATCACAATTAAAAATCTGGCCCTCAAAATTTGATGATTATCTAAAGGTTGGAGATAAGGTGCCTTTAAGCACCAATGCTGTACGTCTAAAGCTGTCAGATGGTTCAATTCAAGTATTTAGGGTATGGGACAAGGCATTTTTTGATGAAACTCATGTGGTCAGTAATATCCAAGAATATGGCCGTGAACAGTTTGAAATACAGACAGAGCATGGTGATTTTGAAGCAATTTCATTGAGGCTATACGATCTTCGTTTGAGTGGAGATTTGACTGGCTGGGGAGCAGACCCAACAGGTAAAAAAGATGCCACTCTATCAGTCATTTCGGCGGCTGATAGTGGTTTAACAATCAATCATACGGTAAGTTTTTACTGTCAGGCTCAGGTGATATTCATTTGTCTCTGGATTGTAACTTCCAAGGATCTCAATTTGACGTTAATGGATGGAGTGGTCAGTTTATCATTAACAGAGGTGAGGAAA
It encodes the following:
- a CDS encoding phage tail-collar fiber domain-containing protein: MSELVPESEQQYGSILTLAGEAAEQNSKLLKMGVEITHIAFGDANDAYAQPNRNQTSLINEIDRIPVNAVDVQQATPDAVPMLRVEAILPPEKYDLVIREFASVATFNGQELYHAVGNCARIYVPPPANNGNMPTPVTLEMFYVITSGEAIVEIDPRVVHASRDYVAQAINKTELQISQLKIWPSKFDDYLKVGDKVPLSTNAVRLKLSDGSIQVFRVWDKAFFDETHVVSNIQEYGREQFEIQTEHGDFEAISLRLYDLRLSGDLTGWGADPTGKKDATLSVISAADSGLTINHTVSFYCQAQVIFICLWIVTSKDLNLTLMDGVVSLSLTEVRKLQSICLVVKLWLLLKIVIYMQELLRSMD